Proteins from a single region of Apium graveolens cultivar Ventura chromosome 7, ASM990537v1, whole genome shotgun sequence:
- the LOC141671534 gene encoding putative pentatricopeptide repeat-containing protein At5g52630: protein MSSYGNSMGLLKTVFEIDFVNIVHLHHHGKTSHLLVLKSGMDKSIFIRSVVIDAYCKCGSIGGAETAFRNKDQHNVAVWIAMMGYAQCQVTEHYACAVDVLGRVGLFEEANLSNVYSPCCPYMENSFISMQSSWTHIDLGQFAASKILGLQPENFMSHIDRFRRRLLHS, encoded by the exons ATGTCATCATATGGAAATTCAATGGGATTACTGAAGACTGTTTTTGAGATTGATTTTGTGAATATTGTACATCTAC ATCATCATGGGAAAACTTCTCATCTTTTGGTTCTGAAATCGGGTATGGATAAAAGTATATTCATTAGGAGTGTTGTTATAGATGCTTATTGCAAGTGTGGAAGTATAGGTGGTGCAGAGACGGCTTTTAGAAATAAAGATCAACACAATGTAGCAGTTTGGATTGCTATGATGGGATATGCGCAGTGTCAAGT GACTG AACACTACGCCTGTGCAGTTGACGTGCTAGGTCGAGTCGGTCTCTTTGAAGAGGCAAATTTGTCAAATGTCTATTCTCCCTGTTGCCCGTATATGGAAAATTCTTTTATCAGCATGCAGTCTTCATGGACACACATTGATCTAGGACAATTTGCGGCAAGCAAAATACTTGGGCTGCAGCCTGAAAATTTCATGTCCCATATTGATAGGTTCCGCAGGAGACTTCTGCATAGTTGA